The following are encoded together in the Flavobacterium haoranii genome:
- a CDS encoding LytR/AlgR family response regulator transcription factor: MTAIAIDDEPLALQIISHYCDQIECITLEKTFTQQTEALKYLKKYPVDLIFLDIQMPNKNGVEFYKMLDNSPMVIFTTAHSQYAVEGFNVNATDYLLKPFSTERFMTAVQKARNEYEFRKNQSTQYHLMIRADYKLHRIEFDEILFIEGLDDYVQIHLTNKPKIVARLSMKGILEKLPENDFIRVHRSFIIPIKKVKAIVNKNIQINDFLIPIGETYKDAILKYF; the protein is encoded by the coding sequence ATGACTGCAATTGCAATAGATGACGAACCATTAGCACTTCAAATAATTTCGCATTATTGTGATCAAATAGAATGTATTACTTTAGAAAAGACTTTTACTCAACAAACTGAAGCATTAAAATATTTAAAAAAATACCCCGTTGATTTAATTTTTTTAGATATTCAAATGCCAAATAAAAATGGAGTTGAATTTTACAAAATGCTAGATAATAGCCCAATGGTTATTTTTACAACTGCTCACAGTCAATATGCAGTTGAAGGATTTAATGTAAATGCTACTGATTATCTATTGAAACCATTTTCTACAGAACGATTCATGACAGCAGTTCAAAAAGCTCGCAATGAATATGAATTTCGTAAAAATCAGTCCACACAATACCATTTAATGATTCGCGCCGATTATAAATTACATCGTATTGAATTTGATGAAATTTTATTTATTGAAGGTCTAGATGACTATGTGCAAATTCATTTAACAAATAAACCCAAAATTGTAGCTCGACTCTCTATGAAAGGAATTTTAGAAAAATTACCTGAAAATGATTTTATAAGAGTTCACCGTTCCTTTATTATACCAATTAAAAAAGTAAAAGCAATAGTTAATAAAAATATTCAAATTAATGATTTTTTAATCCCAATTGGCGAGACTTATAAAGATGCAATTTTAAAATATTTTTAA
- a CDS encoding carbohydrate-binding domain-containing protein has protein sequence MKKIVLFIATVVFGINSYAQQKVLVHHSGETIYAKEISAVDSIKLNDTYAKFKLTDVTNTLNFQKTLVDSLTFTSSTVDLDKIYVIYNGTDDATIINPYADQGVTLTASGGTVTGTATSGIANLEYNILGTTTNGSLTLATTDNVIFVMNNASVTNPSGAPIVVTGGMTTNFYLTDGTTNSLSDGTSSTKNGTIVTAGPIVFDGTGTLTVAGLKKHGIYTTSTITIDEGDIAVTSAVSDGLHSEGFAMNGGSLNVTSTADGIDAGDGVVTVTDGTITITSTSADVKAFKTGNNTITINGGTITLTVSGNQSKGISAKSDIMFNGGTIAVTLSGATVLTASGSGYDPSYPTAVKTDTDIIINGGTFTITATSTATGAKGFSANGEIIVNSGNITTNTAGAGADYVNIDGVADSYSTSSFSADTNITVTGGTINSTNSGSNGKGLSADVDVLVSGGTLTITNSGASGKGIKADGNVTFSGGNTTITVSGATVLTASGSGYDTSYPTGVKATGDIIVNSGTITLTGTSAATGGKGLSADGNITINDGTISATFAGAGAVYTNTLGTTDSYSSACITADGNLTINAGSVTTSSSGNGGKGLKADGAMNIGTSITSPTLNITTTGSRFLVSGTDYSHPKTIVADGAITIANGTLTVNSTDDGIHSDTSVTISGGNHNVNAISTISGMGEGVEAPIINFTGGVTNITASNDGINATYGTVAGGTESNDGSQLNISGGIVIVAGTDAIDSNGNITITGGTTVVCGPTNQPEEGIDFNGTFNMNGGTLISAGSNANMTKNFSSTSTQRTMYLKSNSQLAATSMIHIRTTAGVELATFKPKNGVYYFHFSSPNIAGNVSHQVYFGGSYTGGSFVGNSSGWGLYTGGTYSTTGATLKKTFTTSNTSTLNTQTF, from the coding sequence ATGAAAAAGATAGTTTTATTTATAGCAACAGTTGTATTCGGAATAAACAGCTATGCACAGCAAAAAGTTTTGGTTCACCATTCGGGAGAAACCATTTATGCTAAAGAAATTTCTGCGGTTGACAGCATCAAATTAAATGACACCTATGCCAAATTCAAATTAACCGATGTTACCAATACATTGAATTTCCAAAAAACATTGGTTGACAGTTTAACCTTCACTTCGTCAACAGTAGATTTGGATAAAATATATGTTATTTACAATGGCACCGATGATGCAACCATTATTAATCCGTATGCTGACCAAGGTGTTACTTTAACAGCTTCAGGCGGAACTGTAACTGGAACAGCAACTTCGGGTATTGCCAATTTGGAATACAACATTTTAGGAACAACTACTAACGGAAGTTTAACATTGGCAACAACTGATAATGTTATTTTTGTAATGAACAACGCTTCGGTAACCAATCCTTCGGGAGCACCAATTGTAGTTACCGGCGGAATGACAACCAATTTTTATTTGACTGACGGAACTACCAACAGTTTATCCGATGGAACATCAAGCACCAAAAATGGAACAATCGTAACTGCCGGACCAATTGTTTTTGACGGAACAGGAACTTTAACCGTTGCCGGATTGAAAAAACACGGTATTTATACAACTTCAACAATTACTATTGATGAAGGCGATATTGCAGTTACTTCAGCTGTATCAGACGGTTTACATAGCGAAGGTTTTGCAATGAATGGCGGTTCGCTTAATGTTACTTCAACTGCTGATGGAATAGATGCTGGAGATGGCGTAGTTACCGTTACCGATGGTACTATTACGATTACTTCTACTTCTGCAGATGTTAAGGCATTTAAAACAGGTAACAACACCATTACAATTAATGGCGGAACCATTACATTAACTGTTTCGGGTAACCAATCAAAAGGAATTAGTGCAAAAAGCGACATTATGTTTAATGGCGGAACAATTGCTGTTACACTTTCAGGAGCAACCGTTTTAACGGCTTCAGGAAGTGGTTATGATCCATCTTATCCTACGGCAGTAAAAACCGATACAGACATTATAATCAATGGTGGAACTTTTACCATAACAGCAACCTCAACAGCAACGGGAGCAAAAGGTTTTTCTGCGAATGGTGAAATTATAGTAAACAGTGGAAACATCACAACGAATACTGCTGGCGCTGGTGCCGATTATGTAAATATTGACGGTGTTGCCGATTCGTATTCTACTTCTTCTTTCTCTGCAGACACCAATATTACTGTTACAGGTGGAACCATAAATAGTACGAATAGCGGTTCAAACGGAAAAGGATTATCGGCAGATGTTGATGTACTTGTTAGTGGCGGAACCTTGACAATTACCAATTCTGGAGCTTCTGGAAAAGGTATCAAAGCAGATGGAAATGTAACCTTTTCAGGTGGAAATACAACCATTACAGTTTCTGGAGCAACTGTTTTAACAGCTTCAGGCAGTGGTTATGATACTTCGTATCCTACAGGTGTAAAAGCAACAGGTGATATCATTGTAAATAGCGGAACAATTACACTTACAGGAACTTCTGCTGCAACGGGCGGAAAAGGTTTGTCGGCTGATGGCAACATTACCATAAACGATGGTACAATTTCAGCTACATTTGCCGGGGCAGGTGCAGTTTATACCAATACATTGGGAACAACTGATTCGTATTCTTCTGCTTGTATTACTGCCGATGGAAATTTAACCATCAATGCTGGTTCGGTAACAACTTCAAGTTCAGGTAATGGCGGAAAAGGTTTAAAAGCCGATGGTGCTATGAACATTGGAACATCAATTACAAGTCCAACTTTAAATATTACAACTACTGGTTCACGATTTTTAGTTTCAGGAACGGATTACAGCCATCCTAAAACTATTGTTGCCGATGGTGCTATTACCATTGCAAACGGAACGCTTACTGTAAATTCAACAGATGACGGTATTCACTCCGATACTTCGGTAACTATTTCTGGCGGAAATCATAATGTAAATGCTATTTCAACTATTAGTGGAATGGGCGAAGGTGTAGAAGCTCCAATAATTAACTTTACTGGCGGTGTTACCAATATTACCGCTTCAAATGATGGAATTAATGCTACTTATGGAACAGTTGCCGGTGGAACAGAAAGCAACGACGGTAGCCAATTAAACATTTCAGGCGGAATTGTTATTGTTGCAGGAACAGATGCTATTGACAGTAACGGAAACATTACCATAACTGGTGGAACAACTGTGGTTTGCGGACCAACTAACCAACCAGAAGAAGGAATCGATTTTAACGGAACTTTCAATATGAATGGCGGTACACTTATAAGCGCTGGTTCAAATGCGAATATGACAAAAAACTTTAGCTCTACTTCAACTCAAAGAACGATGTATTTAAAATCTAATTCTCAACTAGCAGCCACTTCTATGATTCATATAAGAACAACTGCTGGTGTTGAATTAGCAACTTTTAAACCTAAAAATGGTGTTTATTACTTCCATTTTTCAAGCCCAAATATCGCTGGAAATGTTAGTCATCAAGTTTATTTTGGAGGTTCCTATACAGGAGGAAGTTTTGTAGGCAATTCATCTGGATGGGGTCTTTATACGGGTGGGACCTATTCTACAACTGGTGCGACTCTAAAAAAGACGTTCACTACATCGAATACAAGCACATTAAATACACAAACTTTTTAA
- a CDS encoding 30S ribosomal protein S16, with protein MPVKIRLQRHGKKGKPFFWIVAADSRAKRDGKFLEKLGTYNPNTNPATIDLNLDSAVQWLHNGAQPTDTARAILSYKGALLKHHLDGGVRKGALTQEQADAKLATWLDEKAGKVTAKKDGLANAKDEAKAKALKAEKEYNEKRAAAKVEEPAVEEVAEEAATEEAPAVEENNNEETEA; from the coding sequence ATGCCTGTAAAAATTAGATTACAAAGACACGGTAAAAAAGGAAAGCCTTTTTTCTGGATTGTAGCTGCGGATTCTCGCGCTAAAAGAGATGGTAAATTCCTTGAAAAATTAGGAACTTATAATCCAAACACTAACCCAGCAACTATCGATTTAAACTTAGATAGCGCTGTACAATGGTTACACAATGGTGCTCAACCAACTGACACTGCAAGAGCAATTTTATCTTACAAAGGTGCTTTATTAAAACACCACTTAGATGGAGGAGTTCGTAAAGGTGCTTTAACTCAAGAACAAGCTGATGCTAAATTAGCTACTTGGTTAGATGAAAAAGCTGGTAAAGTTACTGCTAAAAAAGATGGTTTAGCTAATGCTAAAGATGAAGCTAAAGCTAAAGCTTTAAAAGCTGAAAAAGAGTACAACGAAAAGCGTGCTGCTGCAAAAGTAGAAGAGCCTGCTGTTGAAGAAGTTGCTGAAGAGGCTGCTACTGAAGAAGCTCCAGCTGTTGAAGAAAACAACAACGAAGAAACTGAAGCATAA
- a CDS encoding tRNA1(Val) (adenine(37)-N6)-methyltransferase, translating into MFKFKQFHVNQDRCAMKIGTDGVLLGAWTPLINNPCNVLDIGAGTGILSLMLAQRSNAEQIDAIEINEDAYEQCVENFEASPWGDKLFCFHAGLDEFVDEPEDEYDLIISNPPFYTDDYKSDNTSRDLARFENALPFEELIEAAALLLSDNGIFSVIIPYKEEERFVAMCKELDLFPLKITRVKGTTTSEIKRSLLAFCRMEQTPLIDELVIEISRHNYTPEYIELTKEFYLKM; encoded by the coding sequence TTGTTCAAATTCAAGCAATTTCACGTTAATCAAGATCGTTGTGCTATGAAAATTGGCACTGATGGTGTTTTGCTTGGTGCTTGGACTCCGTTAATTAACAATCCTTGTAATGTTTTAGATATTGGTGCTGGAACTGGAATTTTGTCTTTAATGTTAGCCCAAAGAAGTAACGCTGAACAAATCGATGCTATTGAAATTAACGAAGATGCTTACGAACAATGCGTTGAGAATTTTGAAGCTTCGCCTTGGGGCGATAAATTATTTTGTTTTCATGCGGGTTTGGATGAATTTGTAGATGAACCTGAAGATGAATATGATTTAATTATTTCCAATCCGCCTTTTTATACTGATGATTATAAATCTGATAATACTTCGAGAGATTTAGCACGTTTTGAGAACGCTTTGCCTTTTGAAGAATTGATTGAAGCGGCTGCTTTACTACTTTCGGATAACGGAATTTTCTCGGTGATTATTCCTTATAAAGAAGAAGAGCGATTTGTTGCTATGTGTAAAGAATTGGATTTATTCCCTTTAAAAATTACTCGTGTAAAAGGCACGACAACATCGGAAATTAAAAGAAGTTTATTAGCTTTTTGCCGAATGGAGCAAACTCCTTTAATTGATGAGTTAGTTATTGAAATTTCTAGACATAATTATACTCCTGAATACATCGAATTAACGAAAGAGTTCTATTTGAAGATGTAA
- a CDS encoding sensor histidine kinase, giving the protein MSYLKAQINPHFLFNTLNSIYALTIIKSDEAPNAVLKLSSMMRYVVTESSQDFVPLSKEIEYINDYITLQKLRMNNDVNFSFNFVGNETGKVIAPLILIPFIENAFKYGLNPDEESEIKIELVVLDFNLTLVVKNKMVVDEISKDLKTETGIENTKKHLEYLYPKKYLLEITEIENDYIVSLNINLD; this is encoded by the coding sequence ATCTCATATCTAAAAGCTCAAATTAATCCTCATTTTCTATTTAATACACTCAACAGTATATATGCCTTAACCATTATAAAATCAGATGAAGCTCCTAATGCTGTTTTAAAATTATCGAGTATGATGCGTTATGTTGTTACAGAGAGTTCACAAGATTTTGTTCCACTCTCAAAAGAAATTGAATATATAAACGACTATATAACGTTACAAAAATTGAGAATGAATAATGATGTCAACTTTTCATTTAATTTCGTAGGAAATGAAACAGGAAAAGTTATAGCACCGTTAATCTTGATTCCATTTATTGAAAATGCCTTTAAATATGGCTTAAACCCTGATGAAGAATCCGAAATTAAAATTGAACTAGTTGTACTTGATTTTAATTTAACTTTGGTTGTAAAAAACAAGATGGTTGTTGATGAAATTTCAAAAGATTTAAAAACCGAAACTGGAATAGAAAACACCAAAAAGCATTTAGAATATTTATATCCAAAAAAATATTTATTAGAAATTACAGAAATTGAAAATGATTATATTGTAAGCTTAAATATAAATTTGGATTAA
- a CDS encoding DUF6252 family protein produces MKKILAIVGIALFFQSCTQDLKDNNPSFQGKLNNNYWRADYAEARSNGSGGFTITAYTPYEEVTLGTTSTNAGTYNLGTTNQDNFASYYYDDEEVVEDFETSIVYGPAFKVSIVNGGIGYVLSNSATTFFDNPQLNPGAGLRLATQVNTNGRITAADIVSRGDNYKAGDVVKVTGGNSNAQVKILSTQNSNGEVKIESVDGNTLTGTFKFTASDSEGNTVTISEGIFYRIPIVQY; encoded by the coding sequence ATGAAGAAAATTTTAGCTATAGTAGGTATTGCTTTGTTTTTTCAATCTTGTACTCAAGATTTAAAAGATAATAATCCGTCTTTTCAAGGTAAATTAAATAATAATTATTGGAGAGCCGATTATGCTGAAGCGCGTTCAAATGGTAGTGGTGGTTTCACGATTACTGCTTACACTCCTTATGAAGAGGTAACATTAGGAACGACATCAACAAATGCCGGAACTTATAATTTAGGTACAACTAATCAAGATAACTTTGCTAGTTATTATTATGATGATGAAGAAGTTGTTGAAGACTTTGAAACAAGTATTGTTTATGGGCCAGCTTTTAAAGTTAGTATAGTTAATGGAGGTATTGGTTATGTATTAAGCAACAGTGCAACTACTTTTTTTGATAATCCACAATTAAATCCTGGTGCAGGTTTAAGATTAGCTACTCAAGTAAATACTAATGGTAGAATTACTGCCGCTGATATTGTTTCTAGAGGTGATAATTATAAAGCAGGAGATGTAGTTAAGGTAACTGGCGGTAATTCAAATGCTCAAGTTAAAATTTTGAGTACTCAAAATAGTAATGGTGAAGTTAAGATCGAAAGTGTAGATGGAAATACTTTAACAGGGACTTTCAAATTTACTGCATCAGATTCTGAAGGAAATACAGTAACAATTTCTGAAGGTATATTTTATAGAATTCCAATAGTACAATATTAA
- a CDS encoding T9SS type A sorting domain-containing protein yields the protein MKTKHLLIQVLLLLTFGLASAQTGVTVTYYDATTQQFNVTTAGKLYFSSDNLNILSDTGSTVTTIPVTIIQKVTFSEAFLSTSTFGTNSTNLVMYPNPSSDFIKFSSSQTDELKVSIYNLSGQLVLNGTYSVSQEITVSNFASGLYLVQVNGVTFKLSKK from the coding sequence ATGAAGACAAAACATCTACTCATACAAGTATTGTTACTACTTACTTTTGGATTGGCATCAGCGCAAACCGGAGTAACCGTAACCTACTACGACGCTACGACACAGCAGTTCAATGTCACTACCGCTGGAAAATTATACTTTTCCTCTGATAATTTGAATATTTTATCTGATACTGGTTCAACCGTAACCACTATTCCGGTAACGATTATTCAAAAAGTTACGTTTTCCGAAGCTTTTTTAAGCACATCTACTTTTGGAACTAATTCGACTAATTTGGTTATGTATCCAAATCCAAGTTCCGACTTTATCAAATTTTCATCATCGCAAACCGATGAATTAAAAGTAAGTATTTACAACTTAAGTGGGCAATTGGTACTCAACGGAACATATTCGGTTAGTCAGGAAATTACAGTTTCAAACTTTGCTTCCGGATTGTATTTGGTTCAAGTTAATGGTGTAACATTTAAATTGAGTAAAAAATGA
- a CDS encoding DUF3050 domain-containing protein, with amino-acid sequence MNIQTINQSIKNQKEQLLNHSLYNKVKTIDDLHCFLENHIYAVWDFMSLLKALQNKLTCTTTPWLPIGNPEIRYLINEIVVAEETDLTLDGTRQSHFEMYLDAMVQCGASTSQINAFLKNVEETKNIFVSIKQSDLHTNVKEFLDFTFRVIEQGKPHEIAAAFTFGREDLIPNMFTEILKNFQQNFPETDLSKLIYYFERHIELDADEHGPMAMQMITELCGDSEQKWNEVQEVSVLALEKRIGLWNAIEEQVEHKHELV; translated from the coding sequence ATGAATATTCAAACCATAAACCAATCGATTAAAAATCAGAAAGAACAATTATTAAATCATTCGTTATACAATAAAGTAAAAACGATAGACGATTTGCATTGTTTCTTAGAAAACCACATTTATGCGGTTTGGGATTTTATGTCGTTACTAAAAGCCTTGCAGAATAAATTAACTTGCACTACTACTCCGTGGTTACCTATTGGAAATCCAGAAATTCGTTATTTAATTAATGAAATTGTTGTAGCCGAAGAAACCGATTTAACATTGGACGGAACACGTCAAAGTCATTTTGAAATGTATTTGGATGCGATGGTACAATGTGGTGCTTCGACAAGTCAAATAAATGCTTTTTTGAAAAATGTAGAAGAAACAAAAAACATTTTTGTATCAATAAAACAAAGTGATTTACATACTAATGTTAAAGAATTTTTAGATTTTACTTTTAGAGTAATTGAACAAGGAAAACCACATGAAATTGCAGCTGCTTTTACTTTTGGTAGAGAAGATTTGATTCCGAATATGTTTACCGAAATCTTGAAAAACTTTCAGCAAAATTTCCCTGAAACCGATTTATCAAAACTAATTTATTATTTCGAAAGACATATTGAATTAGATGCCGACGAGCACGGTCCAATGGCAATGCAAATGATAACTGAACTTTGTGGTGATTCAGAACAAAAATGGAATGAAGTTCAAGAAGTTTCGGTTTTAGCTTTAGAAAAAAGAATCGGACTTTGGAATGCTATTGAAGAACAAGTAGAACACAAACATGAATTAGTATAA
- the rimM gene encoding ribosome maturation factor RimM (Essential for efficient processing of 16S rRNA) has translation MRKKDCFYLGKIAKKFSFKGEVLIYLDTDEPEVYENMESVFVELNKNLVPFFIEKSQLHKGDFLRTKFEDIDSEEDADEIIGCEVYLPLSLLPKLEGNKFYYHEIEGFEVKDTRLGTIGTIVRINDSNAQPLFEIDYKGTEILVPMIDHFIIEVNRKDKKLVLTTPEGLVDLYLQ, from the coding sequence ATGCGTAAAAAGGATTGTTTTTATTTAGGCAAAATCGCGAAAAAATTCAGTTTTAAGGGTGAAGTATTGATTTATTTGGACACAGATGAACCCGAAGTTTATGAAAATATGGAATCGGTTTTTGTTGAGTTAAACAAAAACTTGGTTCCATTTTTTATTGAAAAAAGTCAGTTACATAAAGGTGATTTTTTAAGAACTAAATTTGAAGACATCGACTCGGAAGAAGATGCTGATGAAATTATAGGTTGTGAAGTTTATTTACCACTTTCTCTTTTACCGAAACTGGAGGGGAATAAATTTTATTATCACGAAATTGAAGGTTTTGAAGTAAAAGATACTCGTCTTGGAACTATTGGAACTATTGTTAGAATAAATGATAGTAATGCGCAACCACTTTTTGAAATTGATTACAAAGGAACTGAAATATTAGTTCCAATGATTGACCATTTTATTATTGAAGTCAATCGAAAAGATAAAAAACTAGTCTTAACTACTCCAGAAGGTTTGGTTGATTTGTATTTGCAATAG
- a CDS encoding HmuY family protein produces the protein MKKTFYILSLAILSLVSCSSDDSNSATPITTEATTSPNVGGPNQPNQVFVDLSANSETAVQRDSWDLGFYCGNDFRVILNGAISMAVKKTTSTDISEIQTEDSSVSVGYTTLASLGYADNPTGILQGSGSGIGTAIAEISTDNTQNFVYVVNMGYEVSTTTPATGSVSMNGDSRGWKKIRITRSGSNYVLQYANLDASTAETVTISKDSDYNFKFFNLATAQTVNVQPKKENWDINLTGFTNYVNYGSDVLYFYSDFVSSNILGGTQVYEVVVSDASQTETEFENFVLADVDNTQFTVSSSDQRIIGSNWRNGGGPTSLPSIKDDRFYIIKDNDNNIYKLRFLAMSNNAGERGNPTFTYKILN, from the coding sequence ATGAAAAAGACATTTTACATTTTATCATTAGCCATTTTATCATTAGTATCATGTTCAAGTGATGATTCAAATTCAGCAACACCAATTACCACTGAAGCGACTACAAGTCCAAATGTTGGCGGACCAAATCAACCCAATCAAGTTTTTGTTGATTTAAGTGCAAATTCAGAAACAGCTGTACAAAGAGATTCTTGGGATTTAGGTTTTTACTGTGGGAACGATTTTAGAGTAATTCTAAACGGTGCAATAAGCATGGCAGTTAAGAAAACGACTTCAACAGATATTTCAGAAATTCAAACTGAAGATTCATCTGTTTCTGTAGGATACACAACATTGGCAAGTTTAGGATATGCCGATAATCCAACGGGAATTTTACAAGGTTCAGGTTCTGGAATTGGTACTGCAATTGCTGAAATTTCTACCGATAATACTCAAAATTTTGTATATGTAGTAAATATGGGTTACGAAGTAAGTACTACAACTCCAGCAACAGGTTCGGTTTCTATGAATGGAGATAGTCGTGGTTGGAAAAAAATTAGAATTACAAGAAGCGGAAGTAATTATGTGTTACAATATGCAAATTTAGATGCTTCAACTGCAGAAACAGTTACAATTTCTAAGGATTCCGACTATAATTTTAAGTTTTTTAATCTAGCTACAGCTCAAACAGTAAATGTTCAACCTAAAAAAGAAAACTGGGATATTAACTTAACAGGATTTACTAACTATGTAAACTATGGTTCAGATGTGTTGTATTTTTATTCAGATTTTGTTTCATCAAATATTTTAGGCGGAACTCAAGTTTATGAAGTTGTTGTATCTGACGCTTCTCAAACCGAAACAGAATTTGAAAATTTTGTTTTAGCAGATGTAGATAATACTCAATTTACAGTTTCATCTTCAGATCAAAGAATTATTGGTTCAAATTGGAGAAATGGTGGTGGACCAACATCTTTACCAAGTATAAAAGATGATCGCTTTTATATCATAAAAGATAATGACAATAATATTTATAAACTTAGATTTTTAGCAATGTCAAACAATGCTGGAGAAAGGGGAAATCCAACATTTACGTACAAAATATTGAATTAA
- a CDS encoding acyl-CoA dehydrogenase family protein has protein sequence MRPDLFQSPDYYLLDELLSDEHKMVRDAARAWVKKEVSPIIEEYAQRAEFPKQIVKGLGEIGGFGPYIPVEYGGAGLDQISYGLIMQEIERGDSGVRSTSSVQSSLVMYPIWKYGNEEQRMKYLPKLATGEFMGCFGLTEPDYGSNPGGMVTNFKDMGDHYLLNGAKMWISNAPFADIAVVWAKNEEGRIHGLIVERGMEGFSTPETHNKWSLRASATGELIFDNVKVPKENLLPGKSGLGAPLGCLDSARYGIAWGAIGAAMDCYDTALRYSKERIQFDKPIGATQLQQKKLAEMITEITKAQLLTWRLGVLRNEGKATSAQISMAKRNNVDMAIHIAREARQMLGGMGITGEYSIMRHMMNLESVITYEGTHDIHLLITGMDVTGFPAFK, from the coding sequence ATGAGACCAGACTTATTTCAATCTCCAGATTATTATTTATTAGACGAATTATTATCTGACGAACATAAAATGGTGCGTGATGCTGCACGTGCTTGGGTAAAAAAAGAAGTTTCTCCAATTATTGAAGAATACGCGCAAAGAGCAGAATTTCCAAAACAAATTGTAAAAGGTTTAGGAGAAATTGGTGGATTTGGTCCGTATATTCCAGTGGAATATGGTGGTGCTGGATTAGACCAAATTTCTTATGGATTAATCATGCAAGAAATTGAAAGAGGAGATTCGGGTGTACGTTCGACATCTTCGGTTCAGTCTTCATTGGTAATGTATCCAATTTGGAAATACGGAAACGAAGAGCAAAGAATGAAATATTTACCAAAACTTGCTACTGGTGAATTCATGGGATGTTTTGGTTTAACAGAGCCAGATTACGGTTCAAATCCAGGTGGAATGGTAACTAATTTTAAAGATATGGGTGATCATTATCTTTTAAATGGTGCTAAAATGTGGATTTCGAATGCGCCTTTTGCTGATATTGCAGTAGTTTGGGCTAAAAACGAAGAAGGAAGAATTCACGGATTAATCGTAGAAAGAGGAATGGAAGGATTCTCAACTCCAGAAACACACAATAAATGGTCGTTAAGAGCATCTGCAACTGGAGAGTTAATTTTTGACAACGTTAAAGTTCCTAAAGAAAACTTATTACCGGGAAAATCTGGATTAGGAGCACCACTAGGATGTTTAGATTCTGCTCGTTATGGTATTGCTTGGGGAGCTATTGGAGCAGCAATGGATTGTTATGATACTGCTTTACGCTATTCAAAAGAAAGAATTCAGTTTGACAAGCCAATTGGAGCAACACAATTACAACAAAAGAAATTAGCTGAAATGATTACCGAAATCACAAAAGCACAATTATTAACTTGGAGATTGGGTGTTTTAAGAAACGAAGGAAAAGCTACTTCTGCTCAAATTTCAATGGCTAAGAGAAACAACGTAGATATGGCTATTCATATTGCTCGTGAAGCTCGTCAAATGTTAGGCGGAATGGGTATTACAGGAGAATATTCTATCATGAGACACATGATGAATTTAGAATCTGTAATTACTTATGAAGGAACTCACGACATTCACTTGTTAATTACTGGTATGGACGTAACAGGTTTCCCTGCATTCAAATAA